A single Primulina eburnea isolate SZY01 chromosome 11, ASM2296580v1, whole genome shotgun sequence DNA region contains:
- the LOC140804340 gene encoding receptor-like protein kinase THESEUS 1: MSLAMTLVKWVPIFVAMFVLGLVDVFKSYAEFTPIDNYLLACGSLQNVAFLGKNYSPDSGYASVSLESQENSFVANSNSTAPFPIYQSARIFTRVASYKFDIKQVGRHWVRLYFYPIPGNDLTSSAITVVTDDFVLLNDVTFKSYNGSYLFKEYAINVTTDSLSITFVPVNGSVAFVNAIEVISIPDNLIPEQAYAVSPSGHSEGLSGLALETVYRVNMGGPLITAQNDTLGRTWENDEKYLHVNSSAMNVSVDPSNIKYGTSVSPEIAPNYVYATAETMGDADVANVNFNITWVFLADPSFSYFIRVHFCDIVSKSMNSLIFNLFINSDIALESLDLSNQAGNLDVPYYRDFVYKIPADSDTLTVSVGPDTSVDVLNAIMNGLEIMKISNEARSLNGLLSVQTLIVSPPKRLKMSIIIGSVVGSVAALAIIGSCFFYFVARRPKSSHEGNSWLRLPLYVNSLTVSKMSTTSRKSGTASCISLASSDLGRIFMFQEIMDATKKFDENLLLGVGGFGRVYKGTLEDGTRVAIKRGNPRSEQGLAEFRTEIEMLSKLRHRHLVSLIGYCDERSEMILVYEYMANGPLRSHLYGTDFPPLSWKQRIEICIGAARGIHYLHTGAAQSIIHRDVKTTNILLDEAFVAKVADFGLSKTGPSLDQTHVSTAVKGSFGYLDPEYFRRQQLTEKSDVYSFGVVLMEVLCTRPALNPVLPREQVNIAEWAMACQKKGMLDQIMDKNLVGKVNPASLKKFGETAEKCLAEHGVDRPSMGDVLWNLEYALQLEETASALTEPDDNSTNHIPGFPMTPLEPFDNSMSMIEGAHFGTDDDTEDGATTAVFSQLVNPRGR; this comes from the coding sequence ATGTCATTAGCTATGACTTTAGTGAAGTGGGTTCCTATTTTTGTTGCTATGTTTGTGCTGGGGCTTGTGGATGTGTTCAAATCTTATGCTGAATTTACTCCCATTGATAATTACTTGCTTGCTTGTGGATCTTTGCAAAATGTGGCATTTCTTGGTAAGAACTATAGTCCTGATTCGGGTTATGCTTCGGTCTCCTTGGAGAGCCAAGAGAATTCTTTTGTTGCCAACTCGAATTCCACTGCCCCGTTTCCTATCTATCAGTCTGCTAGAATCTTTACTAGAGTAGCATCATACAAGTTTGATATCAAACAAGTAGGCCGGCATTGGGTTCGTCTTTATTTTTACCCAATCCCGGGGAATGATTTGACTTCTTCGGCAATCACTGTGGTGACTGACGATTTTGTGCTCTTGAACGACGTGACTTTTAAGAGTTACAATGGTTCTTACCTCTTTAAAGAATATGCAATCAATGTCACTACAGATAGCTTGTCGATCACTTTTGTTCCCGTGAATGGTTCTGTTGCGTTTGTTAATGCCATTGAAGTTATATCTATCCCGGACAACCTGATTCCGGAACAGGCATATGCGGTATCCCCCTCCGGTCATTCTGAAGGGCTTTCTGGACTTGCTCTCGAAACTGTTTATCGTGTAAACATGGGAGGCCCTCTGATCACAGCTCAGAATGACACCCTGGGAAGAACTTGGGAGAATGACGAGAAGTACCTTCATGTGAATAGCTCTGCGATGAATGTTTCTGTCGACCCTTCGAACATTAAATACGGTACTTCTGTTTCACCTGAAATTGCACCGAACTATGTTTATGCTACTGCTGAAACAATGGGAGATGCAGATGTAGCCAATGTGAACTTCAATATCACTTGGGTCTTTTTAGCAGATCCGAGTTTCTCATATTTCATACGAGTTCATTTCTGTGATATTGTGAGCAAATCTATGAATAGCCTCATATTCAACCTGTTTATCAATTCTGATATTGCTCTTGAGAGTCTGGACCTGTCAAATCAAGCCGGGAACTTGGACGTGCCTTATTACAGAGATTTTGTATATAAAATTCCAGCTGATTCAGATACATTGACTGTTAGTGTCGGTCCAGATACAAGTGTTGATGTGTTAAATGCTATAATGAATGGTTTAGAAATCATGAAGATTAGCAATGAGGCCAGAAGCTTGAATGGACTTCTGTCGGTTCAGACTCTCATTGTGTCACCTCCCAAAAGGCTCAAGATGAGCATTATAATTGGCTCTGTGGTTGGTTCTGTAGCTGCATTGGCAATAATAGGATCGTGTTTCTTCTACTTCGTGGCTCGTCGACCAAAGTCTTCCCACGAAGGAAATTCATGGCTCAGACTACCGTTATATGTAAACTCTTTGACTGTGTCAAAAATGTCTACAACTTCTCGAAAGAGTGGTACTGCTAGCTGCATATCATTAGCTTCTTCCGATCTAGGTCGAATCTTCATGTTTCAAGAAATAATGGATGCTACGAAGAAATTTGATGAAAACTTGCTTCTTGGTGTTGGTGGATTTGGTAGGGTGTACAAAGGAACACTGGAAGATGGAACTAGAGTTGCCATCAAACGAGGAAATCCAAGATCTGAGCAAGGCCTCGCTGAATTCCGCACTGAGATTGAAATGTTATCCAAACTTCGTCATCGCCACTTGGTGTCTCTGATTGGCTATTGTGACGAAAGGTCAGAGATGATTCTTGTGTATGAATACATGGCAAATGGGCCTCTACGAAGCCACCTGTACGGAACCGATTTTCCACCTCTTTCCTGGAAGCAGCGTATCGAAATATGTATCGGTGCAGCTAGAGGAATTCATTATCTCCATACTGGAGCAGCTCAAAGTATTATTCACCGTGATGTGAAAACAACCAATATTCTCTTGGATGAAGCTTTTGTAGCAAAGGTAGCTGATTTTGGTCTTTCCAAAACTGGACCTTCTCTCGATCAAACTCATGTCAGTACGGCCGTAAAGGGCAGCTTCGGATACCTTGATCCTGAATATTTCAGGCGGCAACAACTCACAGAAAAATCTGATGTGTACTCGTTTGGCGTCGTTCTTATGGAGGTGCTTTGTACAAGGCCAGCTTTGAATCCCGTGCTTCCCAGGGAGCAAGTTAACATCGCGGAATGGGCAATGGCTTGCCAAAAGAAGGGAATGTTGGACCAAATCATGGACAAAAACCTCGTAGGAAAGGTCAATCCCGCTTCTCTGAAGAAATTTGGGGAGACGGCAGAAAAGTGTTTGGCTGAACATGGTGTCGACAGGCCCTCGATGGGTGACGTTCTGTGGAACCTCGAATACGCACTTCAGCTCGAGGAGACTGCTTCAGCTCTCACGGAACCTGACGACAACAGTACGAACCATATCCCGGGATTCCCAATGACACCACTGGAGCCATTTGATAACAGCATGAGTATGATCGAAGGAGCGCATTTTGGAACCGACGATGACACTGAAGATGGTGCAACAACTGCAGTTTTCTCGCAACTTGTGAATCCGCGTGGAAGGTGA